One bacterium DNA window includes the following coding sequences:
- a CDS encoding alcohol dehydrogenase catalytic domain-containing protein: MKALLYNKKASPHQLVYCDIDKPIPADGEVLVKIMAVSLNAADYRSMQKGFIPKRKIFGADIAGCVESVGKNIRQFKP, from the coding sequence ATGAAAGCCCTACTCTACAACAAAAAAGCCTCACCTCATCAATTAGTTTACTGCGATATCGACAAGCCAATTCCGGCTGACGGCGAAGTTTTGGTAAAAATAATGGCTGTTTCGCTGAATGCAGCCGATTATCGCTCAATGCAAAAGGGTTTCATTCCGAAACGAAAAATCTTTGGAGCGGATATCGCTGGCTGCGTGGAATCGGTAGGCAAAAATATCCGGCAATTCAAACCGG
- a CDS encoding GGDEF domain-containing protein, with protein MPERENAIVFMFQKPQLPIVVVATVLVVASIGIADYLTGYEISFSLFYLLPISLAIIFGNFNLGIVISVVSAIIWFSVDFLSGHEYSNTFIPIWNALMRLGYFTLHSLLLSKMIANYEQQKSISNRDQLTGVYNWRFFSEILERELNKAKKSASSLCLCYMDMDNFKYVNDNLGHDVGNQVLIRFSSTVTGNLNGRDVFARIGGDEFVLLITNKSYDETVRLVSHLFDVSQKELKTISEKLSLSFGGAFIKDADISSKDLLKKSDEIMYKIKKGGKSNFEIVTV; from the coding sequence ATGCCTGAACGAGAAAATGCCATTGTATTCATGTTTCAAAAACCGCAGCTGCCGATTGTTGTTGTTGCGACTGTACTTGTAGTAGCTTCCATCGGAATTGCCGATTACCTCACAGGATATGAAATATCCTTTTCGCTTTTTTACCTTTTACCCATATCGCTCGCCATCATCTTTGGCAATTTTAACCTTGGAATCGTCATCTCGGTTGTGTCGGCAATAATTTGGTTCTCTGTGGATTTTTTATCAGGCCATGAATACAGCAATACATTTATTCCTATCTGGAATGCTCTGATGCGTCTGGGATATTTCACTTTGCATTCATTACTGTTATCAAAAATGATTGCCAACTACGAGCAGCAAAAGAGCATCTCTAATCGTGATCAACTGACCGGTGTTTATAACTGGAGGTTTTTTTCCGAAATATTGGAGCGCGAGTTGAACAAAGCAAAAAAGTCCGCTTCATCTTTATGCTTATGTTACATGGACATGGATAATTTCAAATATGTTAACGACAATCTTGGACACGATGTAGGTAATCAGGTTTTAATACGTTTTTCATCAACGGTTACCGGCAATCTTAACGGCCGAGACGTTTTTGCCAGGATCGGCGGCGATGAATTTGTTTTGCTGATCACTAATAAATCGTATGACGAAACTGTACGTCTCGTATCGCATTTATTCGACGTCTCTCAAAAAGAACTGAAAACCATTTCCGAAAAATTATCGCTCAGTTTCGGCGGCGCTTTTATTAAAGACGCCGATATTTCTTCCAAAGATCTATTAAAAAAATCGGACGAGATCATGTACAAAATTAAAAAAGGCGGCAAATCGAATTTTGAAATCGTGACGGTTTGA